A stretch of the Bacillus sp. B-jedd genome encodes the following:
- a CDS encoding vWA domain-containing protein — translation MQKKVLACLLCLIFLFAGCSKSDSEKKNMAAADAKEKKTETADAKEKDTEAADTKKEEPEKQSTSDDELLWPDAFQPNTDISFAFPATMGEAENHQEGLWWGKLKNGQLTDQDKDAVLKKLEEINASSISNSEKGSQIKQFLTETYFPNLPGLSTFEPRGKISLEDVEAKSNIKLNGREMKEQINVAIILDASGSMKQVKGGKTLMEMAKDSISEFSSGLPDNAKVSLTVYGHKGTGSDSDKQLSCSSIDEIYPLSAYNADSFATAVNSVSPSGWTSMARSLKQAGEKLGNNSDATNVIYLVSDGKETCDGNPAAEAKALAQSNINPIINVIGLSVNGEDAAQLKQIADSAGGRYIDAKNQQDLDREFDQSSNTLSQWSDWFRQNITKASDQLTEDKKRLSSLHDETIRNMGLFHHESLNALSDLFHTGNLDVEISKDVHDTLVDFYGTLFKEKDQLFGVKLKQIDETFSKTQDEMSKKFNKK, via the coding sequence TTGCAAAAGAAAGTACTGGCATGCTTGCTGTGTTTGATTTTTCTCTTTGCGGGTTGCTCTAAATCGGACAGTGAAAAGAAAAACATGGCCGCTGCGGATGCCAAAGAAAAGAAAACAGAAACAGCGGACGCGAAAGAGAAGGATACAGAAGCCGCGGACACTAAGAAAGAAGAACCAGAAAAACAGTCAACTTCAGATGATGAGCTTTTATGGCCGGACGCATTCCAGCCTAACACTGACATCTCCTTCGCTTTTCCCGCCACAATGGGTGAAGCGGAAAACCATCAAGAGGGGCTCTGGTGGGGAAAACTGAAAAACGGACAGTTGACCGACCAGGATAAGGATGCCGTTTTGAAAAAACTCGAAGAGATCAATGCCTCTTCCATAAGCAATAGTGAAAAAGGCAGCCAAATAAAGCAATTCCTCACAGAAACCTATTTTCCAAATCTTCCGGGACTGTCGACCTTTGAACCGAGAGGAAAAATCAGCCTTGAAGATGTTGAGGCAAAATCGAACATCAAGCTGAACGGCAGGGAAATGAAGGAACAGATCAATGTGGCGATCATTCTTGATGCGTCAGGGTCGATGAAACAGGTAAAAGGCGGCAAAACGCTCATGGAAATGGCCAAAGACTCCATCAGCGAGTTCAGCTCCGGCCTGCCCGATAACGCTAAAGTTTCCCTGACAGTTTACGGGCACAAGGGAACCGGATCTGACAGCGATAAGCAGCTATCATGCAGCAGTATTGACGAGATTTATCCGCTCTCCGCCTACAATGCCGACTCGTTTGCCACGGCGGTGAATTCCGTTTCTCCAAGCGGCTGGACCTCGATGGCGAGATCACTCAAGCAGGCAGGCGAAAAACTCGGGAACAATTCTGACGCGACAAATGTCATTTATTTAGTATCTGACGGAAAAGAGACATGCGACGGCAATCCAGCCGCAGAAGCGAAAGCCCTCGCCCAGTCGAACATAAACCCAATCATCAATGTCATCGGCCTGTCTGTAAACGGCGAAGATGCGGCTCAGCTTAAGCAGATTGCCGACAGCGCCGGCGGCAGATATATCGATGCGAAAAACCAGCAGGATCTCGACCGGGAGTTCGACCAATCTTCGAACACATTAAGCCAATGGTCCGACTGGTTTAGGCAGAACATTACAAAAGCGAGCGATCAGCTGACCGAGGATAAAAAAAGGCTAAGCAGCCTCCATGATGAGACAATCAGGAATATGGGGCTGTTTCATCACGAAAGCCTGAACGCGCTCAGCGACCTGTTTCATACAGGAAACCTCGACGTCGAAATTTCTAAAGATGTGCATGATACCCTCGTCGATTTTTATGGCACCCTTTTTAAAGAAAAAGATCAACTATTCGGTGTCAAGCTGAAACAAATCGATGAGACATTTAGCAAGACACAAGACGAAATGAGTAAAAAGTTTAATAAAAAATAG
- a CDS encoding DMT family transporter, whose amino-acid sequence MPIKYYVLLLLTCLFWAGNFVVSKSLVVHASPLTLTTLRWLIAVVCLVPLLWWKEKKILPPRNALLPLFLMGLTGVVLFNLLQFLALEHTTATNVGLISTLNAISIALCSFVFLKEKINLLQIVSMIFSLIGVILVLSKGKMDYLFSLNFNTGDLWMIAAVCVWGLYTICAKWAMTKTSVLMSTLYSAIFGLIVLLPFSVPYFTVSTINPSFIVAILYTGVISTVVCMIFWNLCVQKLGSTTSGVFLNFNPIFTAILAFLFLGEQMTWIQGIGSAIVITGCYLFSFFKTKELKILLVRNLSHH is encoded by the coding sequence ATGCCGATTAAGTATTATGTCTTGTTGCTATTAACTTGTTTGTTTTGGGCAGGAAATTTTGTTGTTAGTAAATCTCTAGTTGTTCATGCATCACCCCTCACCCTGACGACCCTTAGGTGGTTGATTGCGGTCGTTTGCCTTGTACCGCTTCTATGGTGGAAGGAAAAAAAGATATTGCCACCGCGAAATGCTCTACTTCCTTTGTTTTTAATGGGATTAACAGGTGTTGTTCTTTTTAACCTTTTGCAATTTTTAGCATTAGAGCACACAACAGCGACAAATGTAGGATTAATTTCTACATTAAATGCAATTTCGATCGCTTTATGTTCATTTGTCTTTTTGAAAGAAAAAATTAATTTACTGCAAATTGTTTCAATGATTTTTTCCCTAATTGGTGTCATTCTAGTGCTATCAAAAGGGAAAATGGACTACTTGTTTTCATTGAATTTTAATACAGGAGATTTATGGATGATAGCTGCAGTATGTGTATGGGGCCTCTATACAATTTGCGCGAAATGGGCCATGACAAAAACTTCTGTTTTGATGTCCACTTTGTACTCCGCTATTTTTGGCCTAATTGTCCTCCTGCCTTTCAGCGTTCCTTATTTTACTGTTTCGACTATTAATCCTTCTTTCATAGTTGCGATTCTTTATACGGGAGTAATTTCAACAGTAGTTTGTATGATATTTTGGAATCTTTGTGTTCAAAAATTAGGTTCAACGACATCAGGAGTTTTTCTGAATTTCAATCCGATATTTACTGCCATTTTAGCGTTTCTTTTTTTAGGTGAACAAATGACTTGGATACAAGGAATCGGCAGTGCTATCGTGATAACAGGCTGCTATTTATTTTCGTTTTTTAAAACAAAAGAATTGAAAATATTACTAGTAAGAAACTTAAGCCACCATTAA
- a CDS encoding nuclease-related domain-containing protein has translation MDFYKKRIPSAEMLGLRSLHLRMGLSDSDRNHYFNLLKGYEGEVQFDAMTRNLTCDCIILNDLLLTFGGNEFQIDTLIIFATLIHLTDIKNFEGDHVYENDKLFRLGSDFELNNPLNQIGRCETKLHQLLQSLGWKLPIHPSVIFINQDFTLYQAPIDKPFVYRPQLNRFLQKLNQTPSKLTAKHWQLAEKIASLHQAQSKNAKLPAYNFEELHKGIFCEKCLSFSVEVEGRTLVCGACGHKESVGASIMRAVKEFSLLFPNERLTTNVIMEWCGVIHSKKCIRNVLEKNLKKYGVGRSSYYIFD, from the coding sequence ATGGATTTTTACAAAAAACGTATCCCGTCCGCTGAAATGCTTGGCCTCCGCTCGCTGCACCTCAGGATGGGCCTGTCAGACAGCGACAGGAATCATTATTTCAATCTCCTGAAAGGATATGAAGGGGAAGTGCAGTTCGACGCAATGACTAGAAATTTGACATGCGATTGCATTATTTTAAACGATTTGCTTCTCACCTTCGGGGGGAATGAATTCCAAATTGATACTTTGATCATTTTCGCTACGCTAATTCATCTTACTGATATCAAAAATTTCGAAGGCGACCATGTGTATGAAAATGATAAACTCTTCAGGCTCGGCTCCGATTTCGAACTCAATAACCCGCTGAATCAGATTGGCCGCTGCGAAACCAAATTGCACCAGTTGCTCCAAAGCCTCGGCTGGAAGCTACCGATTCATCCATCTGTTATTTTCATCAACCAAGACTTCACCCTCTATCAAGCACCTATAGACAAGCCGTTTGTCTACCGCCCCCAACTTAACCGCTTCCTGCAAAAACTAAACCAAACCCCATCGAAACTCACCGCAAAACATTGGCAGCTTGCAGAAAAGATTGCCTCACTTCACCAAGCCCAATCCAAGAATGCCAAACTGCCAGCCTACAACTTCGAAGAACTTCATAAGGGTATCTTTTGTGAAAAGTGCCTCTCGTTTTCTGTAGAAGTTGAGGGCCGCACACTGGTTTGCGGGGCATGCGGTCATAAGGAATCGGTTGGGGCTTCGATTATGAGAGCGGTAAAGGAGTTCAGTTTGCTATTTCCCAATGAACGATTGACGACAAATGTGATTATGGAGTGGTGTGGAGTAATCCACTCAAAAAAATGCATAAGAAATGTCCTTGAAAAAAACTTAAAGAAATACGGTGTTGGCCGGAGTTCGTATTATATATTTGATTAA
- a CDS encoding NUDIX hydrolase, whose translation MEIWDVYDRDRIRTGKTMVRGSDFEADAYHMVVHVCIFHSDGRMLIQQRQPFKEGWPNLWDITVGGSAVAGDSSQSAAEREVLEEIGYQINLQAVRPSLTINFEKGFDDIYLVEDDVEISSLKVPSEEVQKVKWATSEEIISMIHSGNFIPYHTSLIELLFDLRKGLGGHSKSAQ comes from the coding sequence ATGGAAATTTGGGATGTTTATGATAGGGATCGGATCAGGACGGGGAAGACGATGGTGCGGGGAAGTGATTTTGAAGCAGATGCGTATCACATGGTGGTTCATGTTTGCATTTTTCATTCGGATGGAAGAATGTTGATTCAGCAAAGGCAACCGTTTAAGGAAGGCTGGCCGAATCTATGGGATATTACTGTTGGCGGTAGCGCGGTGGCCGGTGATTCCAGCCAGTCTGCCGCCGAACGGGAAGTGCTGGAGGAGATAGGGTATCAAATAAATTTGCAGGCAGTTCGCCCCTCCTTGACTATCAATTTTGAAAAAGGGTTCGATGATATTTATCTTGTAGAAGATGATGTGGAAATAAGCAGCTTAAAGGTGCCTTCCGAAGAGGTCCAAAAGGTGAAGTGGGCTACAAGTGAGGAAATCATTTCAATGATTCACAGCGGGAATTTCATTCCCTACCACACCAGTTTAATAGAATTGCTGTTTGATTTGCGTAAAGGCTTAGGAGGCCATAGTAAATCGGCACAGTAG
- a CDS encoding sirohydrochlorin chelatase, with translation MEAILYIGHGSRSEQGNEQFISFIEETMKLADAPIKEYGFLEKVQPSIFEAAEKCIHQGAGKLTVVPVLLLPGIHANVDIPTELTKVKQAFPELTIQYGNPIGSHEQVTEILLDRMEETGFADSKEEVVLLVGHGSRDQEAAAEFSRVAAGLTKRIFAKVETGYLKADPSFDDRLGHMAKDGGKRIYLVPVLLFTGGFTDQINNKASLVRRAFPACEIVVCRPVGFDDKLMAVLNERAAEAKT, from the coding sequence ATGGAAGCCATTCTTTATATCGGCCACGGCAGCCGCTCCGAGCAAGGCAACGAGCAGTTTATATCGTTCATCGAGGAAACCATGAAGCTGGCCGATGCACCAATTAAAGAATACGGATTTCTTGAAAAAGTGCAGCCTTCCATATTTGAAGCGGCTGAGAAATGCATCCATCAAGGCGCGGGCAAGCTGACAGTTGTCCCGGTTCTCCTTTTGCCCGGAATCCATGCAAATGTCGACATACCCACCGAACTTACAAAAGTGAAACAAGCCTTTCCCGAACTCACCATTCAATACGGAAATCCGATAGGCTCCCATGAACAAGTCACTGAAATTCTATTGGACAGGATGGAAGAGACCGGATTCGCGGACAGCAAAGAGGAAGTTGTCCTTTTGGTCGGACACGGAAGCCGTGACCAGGAGGCTGCTGCCGAATTCAGCCGCGTTGCCGCAGGGCTTACGAAGAGAATTTTTGCAAAAGTCGAGACGGGTTATTTGAAGGCGGATCCCAGCTTTGACGATAGATTGGGTCACATGGCAAAAGACGGAGGGAAGAGAATTTATCTAGTGCCTGTACTTCTTTTTACAGGCGGATTTACTGATCAAATTAATAATAAGGCTTCATTAGTTAGGCGAGCCTTTCCGGCCTGTGAAATAGTCGTGTGCAGGCCGGTCGGATTTGATGACAAGCTCATGGCTGTGTTGAACGAACGGGCCGCAGAAGCAAAAACATGA
- the nirD gene encoding nitrite reductase small subunit NirD produces MAKVKIADYSSLPERIGQVFKIEEQEIVLFRLSNGDVRAVENRSPHPKGGTLADGLVSGEFVFCPVYDLKISLIDGKVQAPDEGEVRTFTIARDGEQVYIEV; encoded by the coding sequence ATGGCTAAAGTTAAAATTGCTGATTATTCAAGTCTGCCTGAGAGGATTGGCCAGGTTTTTAAAATCGAGGAACAAGAAATCGTCTTGTTCCGGCTCTCAAACGGAGACGTTAGGGCGGTCGAGAACCGCAGCCCCCATCCAAAAGGAGGAACTCTGGCGGATGGACTGGTCAGCGGAGAGTTTGTTTTTTGCCCGGTTTATGATTTGAAAATCTCCCTGATTGATGGAAAAGTGCAGGCGCCTGATGAGGGCGAGGTCAGGACGTTTACAATCGCAAGAGATGGAGAACAGGTATATATAGAAGTATAA
- the nirB gene encoding nitrite reductase large subunit NirB → MNKKKLVMIGNGMAGVRTIEEIIKLNPDKFEITIFGNEPHPNYNRIQLSTVLQGDTTIEDIIMNSWEWYEENNIELFTGEAIVKIDPVTKTVTSETGRSIRFDELIIATGSSSFILPIPGADKEGVTGFRDIKDCETMIQSAGTYRKAAVIGGGLLGLEAARGLLNLGMEVDVIHLMPHLMERQLDPAASEMLRAELEAQGMNFLLEKQTVEILGDDRVTGLRFKDGTEIEADLVVMAVGIKPNVQLAKEAGLFINRGIVVDDFMRTSVPFIRAVGECAEHREIVYGLVAPLYEQGKVLAAHISGMDTNPYEGSIVGTGLKVSGVDLFSAGEIDDGPGVKAIRIHNEFDGVYKKIVIRDNRVTGIVLFGDTNDSSRLFRMMLKREDVSGMTSVAILESGCCGGAGAGSDVAAMADDELVCGCNGVTKGTIVNAIKANGLTTVEEVGGCTNAGRSCGRCKGQISELLAYTLGDQYDQSAKKTGMCACTTLSRDEVVAEISEKGLTSIREVMNVLEWKNEEGCSKCRPALNYYLGMINQEQYKDDRDSRLVNEKMHANIQKDGTYSVVPRMYGGVTTAQDLKKIAEVAEKYDVPLVKLTGGQRIGLFGLNKEDLPAVWEELGMPSGYAYGKTLRTVKTCVGAKFCRFGTQDSMGLGIELEKKFERLDTPHKVKMGVSACPRNCAEAGIKDFGIVGIDGGWEIYVAGNGGTDLRAGDLLDTVKTKEEVMELIGAFMQYYRETAVYLERTSKWVERVGLDHVKEVLGEDATRKALNERLDKTLERYNEPWQEAIDSSEIQEKYYQKRSVRVPVEV, encoded by the coding sequence ATGAACAAGAAAAAATTAGTAATGATCGGGAATGGGATGGCCGGCGTCAGGACGATTGAAGAAATCATTAAACTAAATCCAGATAAGTTTGAAATCACCATCTTTGGCAATGAACCGCATCCGAATTACAACCGCATCCAGTTGTCGACTGTTTTGCAGGGCGATACTACGATTGAAGATATCATCATGAACAGCTGGGAATGGTATGAGGAAAATAATATTGAACTTTTCACAGGCGAAGCGATCGTGAAAATCGATCCTGTAACGAAAACAGTTACCTCTGAAACCGGGCGTAGCATCCGCTTCGATGAACTCATCATTGCAACAGGCTCTAGCTCTTTTATCCTGCCAATCCCGGGGGCGGACAAAGAAGGAGTGACCGGTTTCCGCGATATCAAAGACTGTGAAACGATGATTCAATCAGCGGGAACCTACCGCAAGGCTGCCGTCATAGGCGGGGGGCTGCTTGGCCTTGAAGCTGCGAGGGGACTTTTGAACCTTGGTATGGAGGTTGATGTCATCCATCTAATGCCGCACTTAATGGAAAGGCAGCTCGATCCAGCCGCGTCAGAAATGCTCCGCGCCGAACTCGAAGCACAGGGAATGAACTTTTTACTCGAAAAACAAACGGTTGAAATACTTGGAGATGACCGTGTGACTGGCCTTCGTTTCAAGGATGGCACTGAAATTGAGGCTGACCTAGTCGTCATGGCGGTTGGAATAAAGCCGAATGTCCAGCTGGCAAAAGAAGCCGGTCTTTTCATAAACCGGGGGATTGTCGTCGATGACTTCATGAGGACGAGCGTCCCTTTTATCCGCGCGGTCGGCGAATGCGCTGAGCATCGTGAAATTGTCTACGGCCTTGTGGCTCCGCTTTATGAACAGGGGAAAGTCCTCGCCGCACATATTAGCGGAATGGACACGAATCCTTATGAAGGATCTATCGTCGGTACGGGCTTGAAGGTTTCAGGGGTCGACCTGTTCTCCGCCGGTGAGATTGATGACGGACCTGGCGTGAAAGCAATCAGGATCCACAATGAATTTGACGGCGTCTACAAGAAAATTGTCATCCGCGACAACCGTGTTACCGGAATTGTGCTCTTCGGCGATACGAACGACAGCTCAAGGCTGTTCCGGATGATGCTAAAAAGAGAAGATGTCAGTGGGATGACAAGCGTAGCTATCCTTGAATCCGGCTGCTGCGGAGGCGCCGGTGCAGGAAGTGATGTCGCGGCAATGGCGGATGATGAACTTGTCTGCGGCTGTAACGGCGTCACAAAAGGCACGATTGTCAACGCGATCAAGGCAAATGGCCTGACAACGGTCGAAGAAGTTGGCGGATGCACGAATGCAGGCCGTTCCTGCGGCCGCTGCAAAGGGCAAATTTCCGAACTTCTCGCCTATACGCTTGGCGATCAGTACGACCAATCAGCTAAAAAGACTGGCATGTGCGCTTGTACCACATTGAGCCGTGATGAAGTGGTCGCGGAAATAAGCGAAAAAGGCTTGACGAGCATTAGGGAAGTTATGAATGTCCTTGAGTGGAAAAATGAAGAGGGCTGCAGTAAGTGCCGTCCTGCCCTGAACTACTATCTTGGCATGATCAATCAGGAGCAATACAAGGACGACCGCGACTCCCGGCTTGTGAACGAAAAAATGCACGCGAACATCCAGAAGGACGGCACGTATTCCGTTGTGCCAAGGATGTATGGTGGCGTGACGACTGCGCAAGACCTGAAGAAAATCGCCGAGGTTGCTGAAAAATACGATGTTCCGCTCGTGAAACTGACTGGCGGACAGCGGATTGGCCTGTTCGGTTTGAATAAAGAAGATTTGCCTGCAGTGTGGGAGGAACTCGGAATGCCTTCAGGTTATGCTTACGGAAAAACCCTCCGCACTGTCAAAACTTGTGTCGGGGCAAAGTTTTGCCGCTTTGGCACACAGGATTCAATGGGTCTTGGCATCGAGCTCGAGAAAAAATTCGAGCGGCTTGATACTCCCCATAAAGTGAAGATGGGCGTATCGGCCTGTCCGAGAAACTGCGCCGAAGCCGGCATTAAGGACTTCGGAATTGTCGGCATCGACGGCGGCTGGGAAATCTACGTTGCCGGTAATGGCGGTACAGACCTTCGCGCGGGTGATTTGCTTGATACAGTCAAAACAAAAGAAGAAGTCATGGAACTTATCGGGGCTTTCATGCAGTACTACCGTGAAACTGCTGTTTACCTTGAGCGTACGTCCAAATGGGTGGAACGCGTCGGACTAGATCATGTTAAAGAAGTACTCGGAGAAGATGCAACGAGAAAAGCGCTGAACGAACGCCTTGACAAGACGCTTGAAAGGTACAACGAACCTTGGCAGGAAGCCATCGATTCAAGTGAAATCCAGGAAAAATACTATCAAAAGCGTTCCGTTCGAGTGCCAGTTGAGGTTTAA
- a CDS encoding AI-2E family transporter, translating to MEALTELVRNKGVKRLIIFSLIVLFLYSVRSIINLILLTFIFAFLMDRLVEFTARRIPINRRLLVFLIYTLIVGLLTFGLVKYLPIIVNEISELIKRVTSFYTQPHDNLIINYIETLITNNQIAAYLENGLSFLLKYFTGISKVSIQVLISLILSLFFLLEKPRLIQFTHKFKTSKIAPFYYEIEYFGRKFTQTFGKVIEAQFIISIINCILTVISLVILGFPQIFGLAITVFFLGLIPVAGVIISLIPLTLIAYTIGGFIKVFYILIAIGIIHMVEAYVLNPKLMSSKTDLPVFYTFIVLIFSEHFFGVWGLILGIPIFVFLLDVLDVTNKQPKQR from the coding sequence ATGGAAGCGCTAACCGAATTGGTTCGAAACAAAGGGGTAAAACGACTCATTATCTTTTCTTTAATCGTTTTATTCTTATACAGTGTACGGAGTATCATAAATCTAATCTTGCTGACTTTCATTTTCGCTTTTTTAATGGACCGACTTGTGGAGTTTACTGCGAGGCGCATTCCCATAAATCGAAGGTTGCTCGTATTCTTAATCTATACGCTCATCGTTGGATTATTAACCTTTGGACTAGTGAAATATTTGCCGATTATAGTAAATGAAATTAGTGAGCTCATTAAAAGGGTTACATCCTTTTACACCCAACCGCATGACAATTTGATCATTAATTATATTGAAACACTTATTACCAATAATCAAATTGCGGCTTATTTGGAAAATGGATTATCATTTTTGCTTAAGTATTTCACCGGTATTAGTAAAGTAAGTATTCAAGTGTTAATTTCATTAATATTAAGTTTATTTTTCTTGCTTGAAAAACCCCGGTTAATACAATTTACCCATAAATTTAAAACGAGTAAAATCGCCCCTTTTTATTATGAAATTGAGTATTTTGGCAGAAAGTTCACTCAAACGTTTGGAAAAGTAATCGAGGCTCAATTTATTATCTCAATTATCAATTGTATTTTAACTGTCATTTCTTTAGTCATCTTAGGGTTCCCGCAAATTTTCGGATTGGCGATCACGGTCTTCTTCCTTGGACTTATTCCAGTTGCCGGAGTGATTATTTCACTCATTCCACTTACTTTAATTGCCTATACAATTGGCGGATTTATAAAAGTTTTTTATATACTGATTGCGATTGGGATTATCCATATGGTCGAAGCCTATGTGTTAAATCCGAAGCTGATGTCATCCAAGACAGATCTCCCAGTTTTCTACACCTTTATCGTCCTCATTTTTTCAGAGCATTTCTTCGGAGTGTGGGGACTCATACTCGGAATTCCTATTTTCGTTTTCTTACTGGATGTGTTGGATGTGACAAATAAGCAACCGAAACAAAGGTAA
- a CDS encoding PadR family transcriptional regulator: MSLKLSSDLLRGHTDTIILKLLLSGDKYGYEISKLIQSGSNGRYELKEATMYSSLKRLEQEGNITSYWGDETQGGRRKYYHLTDKGKLTYTENKKNWEYAKEILDSLI; this comes from the coding sequence GTGAGTTTAAAACTTTCGTCCGATTTGTTAAGGGGACATACAGACACGATTATTCTCAAACTGTTGTTGAGCGGGGATAAATACGGATATGAGATATCCAAATTGATCCAATCAGGATCGAATGGCCGCTATGAATTGAAAGAGGCAACAATGTATTCCAGTTTGAAAAGGCTCGAACAGGAAGGAAACATCACTTCCTACTGGGGAGACGAAACGCAGGGAGGGCGCAGAAAGTACTATCACCTGACTGACAAAGGCAAATTGACCTACACGGAAAACAAAAAAAACTGGGAATATGCCAAAGAAATCCTCGACTCTTTAATTTGA
- the cobA gene encoding uroporphyrinogen-III C-methyltransferase codes for MGKGKVFLVGAGPGDIGLITVKGLEAIKAAEVILYDRLANPKLLDFAPAGCELIYCGKLPDRHVLRQEMINAILVEKALEGKTVVRLKGGDPGVFGRVGEEAMALAEQGISYDIVPGISSGIAAPVYAGIPVTHREFGESFAVVTAHDKSKDGHPDLDWKSLASGIDTIAFYMGISNLPFICENLVKHGKTAATPVILIQWGTFGRQKVLEGTLGDIAEKAVVEKFTNPAITLVGEIVSLRKKLAWFEKKPLFGRQAILVRTGTEESRLAKELTAQGADVIEFPRWKRSTVAPDKGILARLSDYESILFTSPESVDEFFTILIEGKIDIRRIRADLFGGSTKSLAALKKRGFLAAPEPELETDGKLLIVGDSSIKGRPEYEDCDQFITSLKEIDMNFRPIFARMIEEAEVNTLIFPSAAAVQVMMEAGIGESLIPASLMDNAEIVALGEKTASALDEYGIDPDTIPTQPTKEALVDSLRKRT; via the coding sequence ATGGGGAAAGGGAAAGTGTTTCTTGTAGGAGCGGGACCTGGCGATATTGGGTTGATTACAGTGAAAGGGCTCGAAGCGATAAAGGCTGCCGAGGTGATCCTTTATGACAGGCTGGCTAATCCGAAGCTGCTTGATTTCGCACCGGCCGGATGCGAGCTCATTTATTGCGGCAAATTGCCGGACCGTCATGTGCTCCGCCAGGAAATGATCAATGCCATCCTCGTCGAAAAAGCACTCGAAGGCAAAACGGTGGTTCGCCTAAAAGGCGGGGATCCCGGTGTGTTTGGCAGGGTAGGGGAGGAAGCCATGGCCCTGGCGGAACAAGGCATTTCTTATGACATCGTCCCTGGCATTTCATCTGGTATTGCCGCTCCGGTTTATGCCGGCATCCCTGTCACCCACCGGGAATTTGGCGAGTCTTTTGCCGTCGTGACGGCGCATGACAAATCGAAGGACGGGCATCCGGATCTCGATTGGAAAAGCCTCGCTTCAGGGATTGACACGATTGCTTTTTATATGGGGATATCGAACCTTCCATTCATCTGTGAAAACCTTGTGAAGCACGGAAAAACGGCGGCAACGCCCGTTATCCTGATTCAATGGGGCACGTTCGGGCGCCAAAAGGTCCTTGAAGGGACGCTCGGCGATATTGCCGAAAAGGCGGTTGTTGAGAAATTTACTAACCCAGCCATCACGCTTGTCGGGGAGATCGTTTCCCTTCGGAAGAAACTTGCCTGGTTCGAGAAGAAACCGTTGTTTGGCCGGCAGGCGATTTTAGTTCGGACAGGGACCGAGGAAAGTCGATTGGCAAAAGAACTCACTGCCCAGGGCGCCGATGTAATCGAATTTCCGAGGTGGAAACGGAGCACGGTAGCACCGGACAAGGGCATTTTGGCCCGGTTATCTGATTATGAAAGCATTTTGTTTACATCTCCGGAAAGTGTAGATGAATTCTTTACTATTTTAATAGAGGGAAAAATCGATATCCGCCGGATCCGCGCCGACTTGTTCGGAGGTTCGACGAAGTCATTGGCAGCATTGAAGAAGCGGGGCTTTTTAGCCGCTCCAGAGCCGGAGTTGGAAACAGACGGAAAGCTGCTGATCGTTGGCGACAGTTCTATTAAAGGCCGCCCCGAATACGAAGATTGCGATCAATTCATCACTAGCCTCAAAGAAATTGATATGAACTTTAGGCCGATTTTTGCAAGAATGATAGAAGAAGCCGAAGTAAATACACTCATCTTTCCTTCCGCGGCCGCTGTTCAGGTGATGATGGAAGCGGGTATAGGGGAGAGTTTAATTCCGGCGAGTCTCATGGATAACGCGGAAATCGTTGCTCTTGGGGAAAAGACGGCGAGTGCCTTGGACGAGTACGGTATTGATCCAGATACGATTCCAACACAGCCGACGAAAGAGGCGCTAGTGGACAGTCTTCGAAAAAGAACTTGA
- a CDS encoding Lrp/AsnC family transcriptional regulator has product MESIVNKILDDLDFQILDILQNGAQISNSEIAKRVNLSPPATHARIKRLENEGYINQHVAILDKEKLGFDLLSFIFISTNIHQFEKLEILENALKSMPEVLECHCITGEYDYLLKVANKDSRELEGFIRKLNKLGITRIQTSLALREIKYSTVLPISSNHQN; this is encoded by the coding sequence GTGGAATCTATCGTGAATAAAATACTTGATGACCTGGATTTTCAAATTTTAGATATTCTTCAAAATGGGGCACAGATAAGTAATTCTGAAATTGCGAAACGTGTTAATTTATCTCCACCCGCAACACACGCGCGGATCAAAAGGTTAGAAAATGAAGGATATATTAATCAGCATGTCGCGATTTTGGATAAAGAAAAGCTTGGATTTGATTTATTATCTTTTATTTTTATTAGCACGAACATACACCAATTTGAGAAGCTAGAAATCTTGGAGAATGCGCTAAAGTCCATGCCAGAGGTTTTGGAGTGTCATTGCATAACGGGAGAGTATGATTATCTTCTAAAAGTGGCGAATAAAGACAGTAGGGAATTGGAGGGGTTTATAAGAAAATTAAATAAACTAGGCATAACACGGATTCAAACTAGCTTAGCATTAAGGGAAATTAAATATTCAACTGTTTTACCTATCTCCTCAAATCACCAAAATTGA